The proteins below come from a single Hemitrygon akajei chromosome 2, sHemAka1.3, whole genome shotgun sequence genomic window:
- the LOC140737608 gene encoding transcription factor 15-like: protein MKSTGNVQTCQPEIIASDVEELESESESSQIDGIAKKKRKIFSTGINKQRQAANARERDRTHSVNTAFTALRNLIPTEPADRKLSKIETLRLASSYISHLANVLLLGEDCLDGQPCLKYRAVRQGSNNDVNTAAPRPICTFCLSNQRKMLREGEKHLPV, encoded by the exons ATGAAGTCTACAGGGAATGTTCAAACCTGCCAGCCAGAAATTATTGCTTCTGATGTTGAGGAACTTGAAAGTGAGAGTGAGAGCAGTCAGATTGATGGCATTGcaaaaaagaagagaaagatctTTTCAACTGGCATAAACAAACAACGGCAAGCAGCAAATGCAAGAGAGCGGGACAGAACCCACAGTGTGAACACAGCATTCACAGCTCTCAGGAATCTCATTCCAACCGAGCCAGCAGACCGCAAACTATCGAAGATAGAGACCCTACGCTTGGCCTCCAGTTATATTTCCCATCTGGCGAATGTCCTCCTCCTGGGAGAGGACTGTCTGGACGGGCAGCCCTGCTTAAAATATCGAGCGGTCAGGCAGGGCAGCAATAACGACGTAAATACGGCAGCTCCCAGACCTATATGCACCTTCTGTCTTAGTAATCAGAGAAAAATG CTTAGAGAAGGGGAAAAGCACCTCCCTGTCTGA